The following proteins are encoded in a genomic region of Etheostoma spectabile isolate EspeVRDwgs_2016 unplaced genomic scaffold, UIUC_Espe_1.0 scaffold00001932, whole genome shotgun sequence:
- the LOC116675471 gene encoding epidermal retinol dehydrogenase 2 — protein sequence MNFFLETIQVLLLSLWYNVESFIHIFVPMKKKNITGEVVLITGAGSGIGRLMAKEFAARDTVLVLWDINQDGMKETARLAKQSGASRVHYYLCDCSDKNEVYRVADQVKREVGDVSILVNNAGIVTGKKFMDSPDSLIEKTVEVNTMAHFWTYKAFLPAMIANNHGHLVSIASSAGLIGVNGLAGVCFLFLIKCT from the exons ATGAATTTCTTCCTGGAAACGATCCAAGTCCTCCTGCTGTCCCTCTGGTACAATGTGGAATCTTTCATCCACATCTTTGTGCccatgaagaagaagaacatcACTGGTGAGGTGGTGCTGATCACGGGGGCAGGTAGCGGGATCGGGCGCCTCATGGCTAAAGAGTTTGCGGCTCGGGACACTGTGCTGGTGCTGTGGGATATTAACCAGGATGGGATGAAGGAAACGGCTAGACTGGCTAAGCAGAGTGGAGCCAGCAGAGTCCACTACTATCTGTGTGACTGCAGCGACAAGAACGAGGTTTACAGAGTGGCTGACCAG GTAAAGCGAGAGGTGGGTGACGTCAGCATTCTGGTCAACAATGCTGGGATCGTGACAGGAAAGAAGTTTATGGATTCTCCTGATTCCCTGATTGAGAAGACGGTGGAGGTCAACACCATGGCTCACTTCTGG ACATACAAGGCCTTCCTTCCTGCCATGATTGCCAACAATCACGGCCATCTTGTCAGCATTGCTAGTTCTGCTGGACTCATAGGAGTCAATGGATTGGcaggtgtgtgttttctcttccTCATCAAATGCAC